Proteins encoded in a region of the Nostoc sp. UHCC 0926 genome:
- a CDS encoding sunset domain-containing protein: MNNQLKRMSLSMIVTLFTVLLLSSCGKKPEESTSTTPSSPTAVAPASPASSTAASPIPGNTTSNSKKPASAGNKTAVLAAAQSLGVKPQNQTTCPSDAQVKGKITNKRGNIYHVPKTLDYEKVKPDICFKDANTAQLAGFRAPK, from the coding sequence ATGAACAATCAACTTAAACGAATGTCACTGAGCATGATAGTGACGTTATTTACAGTACTGCTCCTAAGTAGTTGTGGAAAGAAACCTGAAGAATCTACTAGTACTACGCCTTCTTCACCAACTGCTGTTGCTCCAGCTAGTCCTGCCTCTAGTACAGCAGCTAGTCCTATCCCTGGAAATACAACTTCTAACTCTAAGAAGCCAGCATCGGCGGGGAATAAAACAGCAGTTTTAGCAGCAGCACAAAGTCTAGGGGTGAAACCACAAAACCAAACAACTTGCCCAAGTGATGCACAGGTAAAAGGCAAGATTACGAATAAGAGAGGCAACATTTATCACGTACCCAAAACCTTAGATTATGAAAAAGTAAAGCCGGATATTTGTTTTAAAGATGCGAATACAGCACAACTTGCTGGTTTTCGTGCGCCTAAGTGA
- a CDS encoding DUF1392 family protein — translation MNPKWSDEEIAIVEEMACLNTVKQIAYRLKRRGYIRSTSAIQYKLRFLGYSARPILDNYNCCEIARVLQLNSATVWSNEILHATQNQIIATGELEVITVQKPAFVLGERVILCSHDKGTKQRLILGIALVHNSWFYIIELMSPTLTPPLTISNRFSLVGEKSLVRVNA, via the coding sequence ATGAATCCCAAATGGAGTGACGAAGAAATAGCAATCGTTGAAGAAATGGCTTGTCTCAACACTGTCAAACAAATAGCATATCGGCTGAAAAGAAGGGGATACATCCGCTCAACATCAGCTATTCAATACAAATTGCGCTTTTTAGGATACTCAGCACGTCCAATCCTTGATAACTACAACTGCTGCGAAATTGCCAGGGTTCTGCAACTCAATTCGGCTACTGTTTGGAGTAATGAAATACTCCACGCCACACAAAACCAAATCATCGCAACTGGAGAATTAGAAGTCATCACTGTGCAAAAGCCTGCTTTCGTTCTGGGCGAAAGAGTGATCCTCTGTTCTCACGATAAGGGAACAAAACAACGGCTAATTCTGGGAATTGCGCTGGTGCATAATTCTTGGTTTTACATCATTGAATTGATGTCGCCAACATTAACTCCACCACTGACTATATCCAATCGCTTCTCACTGGTTGGTGAAAAAAGTTTAGTGCGCGTGAATGCTTGA
- a CDS encoding phospholipid-binding protein produces MGWLQRLFGLELPEDAQVNPDPTLIASSSESGETIPLERVGLNGEYDQSGLAKRVALAFDEDSQFDEIDSVYVAQLGSSVVLKGEVATQEILAQLVETAKGVSGASDVQSDEVSIG; encoded by the coding sequence ATGGGTTGGTTACAAAGACTGTTTGGACTTGAATTACCAGAAGATGCTCAAGTTAATCCAGATCCGACTCTAATTGCTTCTTCTTCCGAATCAGGGGAAACTATTCCTCTGGAACGAGTCGGACTAAATGGAGAATATGACCAAAGTGGTTTAGCAAAAAGAGTGGCCCTAGCTTTTGACGAAGACTCACAATTTGATGAGATTGATTCTGTCTATGTTGCTCAGTTGGGAAGTAGCGTAGTTTTAAAGGGAGAAGTAGCAACACAAGAGATATTGGCACAATTGGTGGAGACTGCCAAGGGGGTGAGTGGCGCTAGTGATGTGCAGAGTGATGAAGTCAGTATCGGGTAA
- a CDS encoding alpha/beta hydrolase, translated as MANKARSQINCGRLMKTLRKQLGFMRYLRHVVLSICSCMVLLRTTVMPCFAAEKIIFRYGVFEESLPVADLRKYAQRQEVSSDLQFFLKFFSREEQFEFHQALQVKASLDIVALDKLLNTELAKEILSAVSQGIARRDQAGVEALDAAVIIGANSQEGLGIISFLEAYPSQRLVINVPAVLKIASKLNLSPVEIPPKDNLSSTPLWQLEVQYQQFTTQGKQFQACLFGDSVTAEMGKTLGKDTFNFALNGISSISLVEQLKLLIPTKVKCEKAVIAIGGNDAWYGLSDSLFANKLQDSISLVRSLGSNQIFLIPAFYSTVAASKDPSISATNLRVEQMNTVMNQVAIKNHIPLELQQVQSLNENQALKDDLSSEDGAHLNNEGINIYRQALLKILGK; from the coding sequence ATGGCGAACAAAGCGCGATCGCAAATCAATTGCGGGCGCTTGATGAAAACGCTACGCAAACAATTAGGATTTATGAGATATTTACGTCATGTGGTGCTGAGTATATGTAGTTGCATGGTATTACTGAGGACGACTGTAATGCCCTGTTTTGCCGCTGAGAAAATTATTTTTCGCTATGGTGTATTTGAAGAATCCCTACCTGTTGCTGATTTACGTAAGTATGCACAAAGGCAAGAAGTTTCTTCTGATTTGCAATTTTTTCTCAAATTTTTCAGTCGGGAAGAACAATTTGAGTTTCATCAGGCGCTACAAGTAAAAGCATCTCTTGATATTGTGGCTTTGGATAAGCTGTTAAATACAGAACTAGCTAAAGAAATTCTATCTGCGGTTTCCCAAGGTATCGCCCGTCGTGACCAAGCCGGGGTAGAAGCACTAGATGCGGCTGTGATCATTGGGGCGAATTCTCAAGAGGGTTTGGGGATCATCAGCTTTCTTGAAGCATATCCTAGTCAAAGACTAGTTATTAATGTTCCAGCAGTGTTAAAAATAGCAAGTAAGTTAAATCTATCTCCGGTTGAAATACCACCTAAAGATAACTTAAGTTCTACACCTTTATGGCAACTAGAAGTTCAATATCAACAATTTACTACTCAAGGAAAGCAATTCCAGGCTTGCTTGTTTGGGGATTCTGTAACTGCCGAAATGGGTAAGACTCTGGGGAAAGATACTTTTAATTTTGCCTTAAATGGGATCAGCAGTATTTCACTTGTTGAGCAGCTAAAACTTCTCATTCCAACTAAAGTGAAATGCGAAAAAGCTGTGATTGCTATTGGGGGTAATGATGCCTGGTATGGATTAAGTGATTCCTTATTTGCGAACAAACTCCAAGATTCAATTTCCTTAGTGCGAAGCCTTGGGAGTAATCAAATATTCTTAATCCCCGCTTTTTACTCAACAGTTGCCGCTAGTAAAGATCCAAGTATTTCCGCAACAAATCTTCGGGTAGAGCAAATGAATACTGTGATGAATCAAGTTGCAATTAAAAATCATATCCCATTGGAACTACAACAGGTTCAATCATTAAATGAGAATCAGGCTTTGAAAGATGATTTAAGTTCAGAAGATGGCGCTCATTTAAATAATGAGGGAATAAATATTTATCGGCAGGCTTTATTAAAGATTCTAGGTAAATAA
- a CDS encoding alpha-ketoglutarate-dependent dioxygenase AlkB, translating into MLGKTMLVPRLECIYGDKGCDYLYSNSVFLKPLCWTEALSSLRDRITASTGYKFRIVIGNQYRSGIDSIGWHADKEPSMGFNPAIASISLGSCRKFQIKPIGGRPRQNTIRISALQPQNLPSQ; encoded by the coding sequence ATGTTGGGTAAAACAATGCTCGTTCCTCGCCTCGAATGTATTTACGGGGACAAAGGCTGCGATTACCTGTACTCCAACAGCGTGTTTTTGAAACCACTATGTTGGACAGAAGCTCTGTCTAGCTTACGGGATCGCATCACCGCATCGACTGGCTACAAGTTTCGCATCGTTATTGGCAATCAATACCGCAGTGGTATCGATTCAATCGGCTGGCACGCAGACAAAGAGCCATCGATGGGATTTAACCCTGCGATCGCTTCCATCAGCCTGGGGTCATGTCGCAAATTCCAAATCAAACCTATCGGGGGCAGACCACGGCAAAACACCATACGAATATCTGCTCTACAGCCCCAAAATCTCCCGTCGCAATGA
- a CDS encoding transposase domain-containing protein — protein MTNAPWKLQKEQNVFAYILREHGKFTLHYFTTEMSLVNFEIIEACINPSELLLAVSQVIPSQTITRAIISTSSQEKRRRKLNSHIIVALVIAMNFWSGDSIVDVFKNLIHGLSSLQIPFLIRWKIPVSSSITEA, from the coding sequence TTGACTAATGCTCCTTGGAAGTTGCAGAAAGAGCAGAACGTGTTCGCGTATATTTTACGAGAACATGGTAAATTTACCCTACATTATTTTACAACTGAAATGTCACTTGTTAACTTTGAGATCATAGAAGCCTGCATTAATCCAAGCGAATTACTTCTGGCTGTATCACAAGTAATCCCATCTCAAACCATAACCAGAGCAATTATTAGTACTTCCAGTCAGGAAAAACGACGACGAAAACTGAACTCTCACATAATTGTAGCTTTAGTAATCGCTATGAATTTTTGGTCTGGTGATTCAATAGTAGATGTGTTCAAAAATCTCATTCATGGCTTAAGTTCTTTACAAATACCTTTCTTGATACGCTGGAAAATACCAGTAAGTTCATCAATTACAGAAGCGTAG
- a CDS encoding CHAT domain-containing protein, protein MAKLQLPKRVIRFAVTPVVLFTLAVFLIIIPSTFAKQLQTNSPDGFHSKTNKPPATTPQPLLEQGEALYQAGRFTEALTILQQAVRSYQRESNNLAQAAALTNLCLVYQQLGSWKEAYATIDNSLNLLGWDEINQKLNVNNPKSELLEILAQTLNIQGELQLADGQTDASVKTSQQAEQIWKKLGDNAGVTRSRINQAQALRVAGFYGRSLDILNEVSQQLISQPDSPVKVTALRSLGNVLQQLGELESSQTNLQQSLEIAQRLQLPLEISLTEFSLGNTARSLSDIKNAIAHYQNAAKIAQNPLAKVQALINQLSLLVENERITEAKSLIPTIQSQVPKLPTNQAGIYARINFAQTLTPIGNKKDIAEILASSVQQAKIIGDERAESYALGSLGEVYEQNQQLLEAQNLTQQALFMAEKIDASDIAYRLEWQLGRLLKAQGNMPAAISAYDAAVTTLQSLRSDLVGVNRDVQLNFRDRIEPLYRQSVELILQEKGQGKPNLDKARQRIEALQVAELDNFFREACLSNQFVVLDKVVDRDNPNTAIFYPIILDNYLEIIIKLPKQPLIHKTSQVNRQQVEQVITKIRETIVQPDASHKFKAVSQQLYNWLIKPVETDLKNSKVNTLVFIPDGLLRNIPMSALYDGREYLVQKYSVVISPGLQLFTPKPLGQKKLNVLAGGLSQPPKNEKFAALPNVLDELKFIQESGVSTTTLLDKNFTSTTLAKTINAQAFKIVHLATHGQFSSKAKDTFILADDGRINVSELDSLLKSREQKRTEPVQLLVLSACETAAGDNRAALGLAGVALRAGARSTLASLWQIGDKSTALFIEEFYRHLVTGKTTAEALRFAQLKLLEIPEYKRPMYWAPYVIVGNWL, encoded by the coding sequence ATGGCAAAACTTCAGCTGCCAAAGCGAGTAATTAGATTTGCGGTAACTCCCGTAGTCCTATTTACCCTTGCTGTTTTCCTGATTATTATCCCTAGCACATTTGCTAAACAACTCCAGACAAATTCACCAGACGGTTTTCACAGCAAAACCAATAAACCCCCAGCCACAACACCACAGCCACTTCTTGAGCAAGGAGAAGCACTTTATCAAGCTGGACGCTTTACTGAAGCATTAACTATTCTACAACAAGCTGTGCGTAGCTATCAACGAGAAAGCAATAACCTTGCACAAGCCGCAGCGCTGACTAACCTCTGTCTTGTATACCAGCAACTCGGTTCGTGGAAAGAAGCTTATGCAACTATTGACAATAGCTTAAATTTGCTTGGCTGGGATGAGATAAATCAAAAGTTAAATGTCAATAATCCAAAATCTGAATTGTTAGAAATTTTGGCACAAACTCTAAATATTCAGGGCGAATTGCAATTAGCAGACGGACAAACTGATGCATCTGTAAAAACATCACAACAAGCAGAGCAAATCTGGAAGAAATTAGGCGACAATGCTGGAGTAACGCGCAGCCGGATTAACCAAGCACAAGCCCTACGAGTTGCTGGTTTTTACGGCCGTAGCTTAGATATATTGAATGAGGTATCCCAACAATTAATTTCCCAACCTGACTCACCTGTAAAAGTAACAGCTTTGCGATCGCTTGGCAATGTCTTACAACAATTAGGCGAACTAGAGTCATCCCAGACAAACTTACAACAAAGCTTAGAAATCGCTCAACGTCTGCAACTGCCTCTAGAAATTAGTTTGACGGAATTTAGTCTCGGGAATACTGCTAGGTCGTTAAGTGATATTAAAAATGCGATCGCTCATTATCAAAATGCTGCCAAAATTGCACAAAACCCTCTGGCCAAAGTTCAAGCCCTGATTAATCAACTGAGTTTGCTTGTCGAAAACGAACGTATCACTGAAGCAAAGTCATTAATACCCACAATCCAATCTCAAGTCCCCAAGCTGCCTACCAATCAAGCTGGTATTTATGCACGGATCAATTTTGCTCAGACTCTAACCCCAATTGGTAACAAAAAAGACATTGCAGAGATTCTGGCAAGTAGCGTTCAGCAAGCCAAAATAATCGGCGATGAACGTGCCGAATCCTATGCACTGGGCAGCTTGGGAGAAGTTTACGAGCAGAACCAACAATTGCTAGAAGCACAGAATTTGACGCAGCAAGCCTTATTTATGGCTGAAAAAATTGATGCCTCAGATATAGCTTATCGCCTTGAGTGGCAGTTAGGACGCTTACTCAAAGCACAGGGAAATATGCCAGCAGCCATATCTGCTTATGATGCTGCTGTAACAACTCTTCAGTCTCTTCGCAGTGATTTAGTTGGAGTTAATCGAGACGTGCAGTTGAATTTCCGCGATCGCATAGAACCTCTTTATCGGCAGTCTGTAGAGTTGATTTTACAAGAGAAAGGACAAGGAAAACCAAATTTAGATAAAGCACGTCAGCGAATAGAAGCCTTGCAAGTTGCAGAACTCGACAATTTTTTTCGAGAAGCTTGCTTGAGCAACCAATTTGTGGTATTGGACAAAGTAGTAGACCGCGACAACCCGAATACTGCTATTTTCTACCCGATTATCCTAGATAACTATTTAGAAATTATTATCAAACTTCCCAAGCAACCGTTGATTCATAAAACTTCTCAAGTCAACCGTCAGCAAGTAGAGCAAGTTATTACAAAAATCCGAGAGACAATAGTCCAACCCGATGCTAGTCATAAATTTAAAGCAGTTTCTCAACAGCTTTATAACTGGTTAATTAAACCAGTTGAAACAGACCTTAAAAATAGTAAAGTTAATACTCTAGTCTTTATTCCAGATGGGTTATTGAGAAATATCCCGATGTCTGCATTATATGATGGCAGAGAGTATTTAGTCCAAAAATACTCTGTAGTTATTAGCCCAGGACTGCAACTATTTACTCCCAAACCTCTAGGACAGAAAAAATTAAATGTCCTGGCTGGAGGACTATCGCAACCACCCAAAAATGAAAAGTTTGCAGCGCTTCCCAACGTTTTGGATGAACTGAAATTCATTCAGGAATCAGGGGTATCGACAACTACATTATTGGATAAAAATTTTACCAGTACCACTTTAGCAAAAACCATCAACGCTCAAGCTTTTAAAATTGTTCACTTGGCAACTCACGGGCAGTTTAGTTCTAAAGCAAAAGACACTTTTATCCTAGCAGATGATGGACGTATCAATGTGAGTGAATTAGATAGCTTGCTCAAAAGTAGAGAGCAAAAACGCACAGAGCCAGTTCAATTACTTGTTTTGAGTGCTTGCGAAACAGCAGCAGGAGATAACCGAGCTGCCTTGGGATTAGCAGGAGTTGCCCTGCGTGCTGGTGCGCGGAGTACTTTAGCCTCCCTATGGCAAATTGGCGATAAGTCTACAGCTTTATTTATTGAGGAATTTTATCGCCATTTAGTGACTGGTAAAACTACGGCAGAAGCTTTACGCTTTGCTCAATTAAAATTACTTGAAATTCCTGAATATAAGCGTCCGATGTACTGGGCACCCTACGTTATAGTTGGTAATTGGTTGTAG
- a CDS encoding transposase domain-containing protein, whose translation MSPKIQSTEIFKAIEVAIPATSIEQAIAKTKVEEERHRLLPAHLVICLI comes from the coding sequence GTGTCTCCCAAGATACAAAGTACGGAGATATTCAAAGCGATAGAGGTTGCTATCCCAGCAACTTCAATCGAACAAGCGATCGCTAAAACTAAAGTAGAAGAGGAACGCCATCGTTTGTTACCAGCACATCTGGTCATTTGTCTAATATAG
- a CDS encoding DUF928 domain-containing protein, which produces MKWILTTVLILSSTTQYPVQVTAQTKQPLTNKQPTQPDKTPASPQQPTSRPVFILPKVPARLSPVSGRRAGMGSRDNCRAVTTPLTALVPFQEEQKVAGQTSKSIIEVVEGLTTSERPTFWFYIPYTKDLSNSSAEFSLQDSAENDVYRNAIALPSKPSIVGISLPSTAPLEVDKTYRWYLKVRCSQDTASIPVYVEGDIKRINLDSRVIQQIEAANEPRQKIIIYAEKGIWFDALNMLAEKRISNYKDASVEEDWQSLLRSINLENIATMPLIKLPTR; this is translated from the coding sequence ATGAAATGGATCTTAACAACTGTTCTGATTTTGAGCAGTACTACCCAATATCCAGTACAAGTAACAGCTCAAACTAAACAACCACTCACTAATAAGCAGCCTACACAACCAGATAAGACACCTGCTTCACCTCAACAACCTACCTCACGACCAGTGTTCATTTTGCCAAAAGTACCTGCTCGGTTAAGCCCCGTATCTGGGCGTAGAGCAGGAATGGGTAGTCGAGATAATTGCCGTGCGGTTACAACCCCTCTCACTGCCTTAGTACCATTTCAAGAGGAACAAAAGGTTGCTGGACAGACAAGCAAATCAATCATCGAGGTTGTAGAGGGACTAACCACTTCTGAACGGCCTACGTTTTGGTTTTACATCCCCTATACTAAGGATTTGTCTAACTCAAGCGCTGAATTTAGCTTACAGGATAGCGCCGAAAATGATGTTTATAGAAATGCGATCGCCCTACCTTCAAAGCCAAGTATCGTTGGTATTTCTCTCCCTAGTACTGCTCCATTAGAAGTAGATAAGACATATCGCTGGTATTTAAAAGTACGTTGTAGCCAAGACACAGCAAGTATTCCTGTATATGTAGAAGGGGACATTAAAAGAATTAATTTAGATTCTCGTGTTATCCAACAAATAGAAGCCGCAAATGAGCCTCGACAGAAGATTATAATCTATGCTGAAAAAGGGATTTGGTTTGATGCTTTAAATATGCTAGCAGAAAAACGCATTTCTAATTATAAAGATGCATCTGTTGAAGAAGATTGGCAAAGTTTATTGCGCTCCATCAATTTGGAGAATATTGCTACGATGCCTCTAATAAAATTACCAACCCGCTAA
- a CDS encoding type II toxin-antitoxin system VapC family toxin, with translation MRFLLDTNACIVYLNRPMSAVRQRLESLSPADIVVCSVVKAELFYGAMRSNNPTRTLTLQEAFLNNFVSLPFDDRASRIFGTIRAELGILGTPIGLNDLQIAAIALVNNLTLVTHNTREFSRVSGLVIEDWE, from the coding sequence GTGAGATTTTTGTTAGATACCAATGCTTGTATTGTTTATCTGAATCGTCCTATGTCTGCTGTGAGGCAGAGGTTAGAATCGCTATCACCAGCAGATATTGTTGTTTGTTCGGTAGTAAAAGCCGAACTATTCTATGGTGCAATGCGAAGTAATAATCCCACACGTACTTTAACATTACAAGAAGCATTCTTAAATAATTTTGTATCTTTGCCTTTTGATGATCGGGCATCTCGGATTTTTGGCACAATTCGGGCAGAGTTAGGGATACTTGGTACACCAATTGGGCTAAATGATTTACAGATTGCAGCGATCGCGCTAGTGAATAACTTGACGCTAGTCACGCACAACACAAGAGAATTTAGTCGCGTTAGTGGACTGGTGATTGAAGATTGGGAATAA